In Dioscorea cayenensis subsp. rotundata cultivar TDr96_F1 chromosome 11, TDr96_F1_v2_PseudoChromosome.rev07_lg8_w22 25.fasta, whole genome shotgun sequence, a single genomic region encodes these proteins:
- the LOC120272439 gene encoding uncharacterized protein LOC120272439, translating into MVWWLQAASIITSMMMQIPTVRTTYWQAMHAWACTHHFQAHSWPLHVLTLLALRAIIYELWCSFSNKLFLTHSRKEEKGGDVCEGVRGGDDDIHRWEPPDHWMKEPASMWRRMVGERRGMEEKKGEAQDFSICIIDAFPAAKLK; encoded by the exons ATGGTTTGGTGGCTCCAAGCGGCGAGCATCATCACCTCGATGATGATGCAAA TACCCACTGTACGCACCACTTATTGGCAAGCCATGCATGCATGGGCATGCACACACCACTTCCAAGCTCACTCATGGCCACTCCACGTCCTCACTCTCCTCGCTCTCCGCGCCATCATCTACGAACTTTGGTGCTCCTTCTCTAACAAGCTCTTCCTCACTCACAGCCGCAAAGAAGAGAAAGGAGGTGATGTCTGTGAAGGTGTTCGCGGTGGTGATGATGATATTCACCGCTGGGAGCCACCAGACCACTGGATGAAGGAGCCGGCGTCGATGTGGAGGAGAATGGTGGGGGAGCGGAGagggatggaggagaagaag GGTGAGGCCCAAGATTTCTCAATTTGTATAATAGATGCATTTCCCGCggcaaaattaaaatag